The sequence below is a genomic window from Strix uralensis isolate ZFMK-TIS-50842 chromosome 11, bStrUra1, whole genome shotgun sequence.
CTCAACTTGTTTTCCCTCCCAACAACATGCACTCCTTCTGTGTTGTGCCCATAGACTGCACACTGAGGCTGGATCTGCTGTGTTCTGCCTGGGTTTTCCCTGGTTCTCTCATGGTTCATGGCATTAAATGtctgaggagaaacagaagactCCTTTGGAGCTTCTCAGTATCTCTGTTCCAGATGTTGTCCCCAGATGGTGTTTCTGCCCCTGCCAGGCCCTGAGCAGTCTGGTAAGACAGCATTGGTTCTGGCAGTCTGTGGGAGCACTCCCGGCTCGGCCGTTCAGCTAGCATTGGGGAGGTGCCCCATGAGGGGTGCCGATTGTCTCCCCTTTGCTTCTAATCCCAGGCGTCCCTGGCAGCCCCACTCTCCATGCAGGAATGCTTCATCTGCCACCTcaccctgccagccagcccctcGCACCCTCACACACACAGGAACCTTCATTTCTGAGGATGGAAAGCACAAAAACCTGACAGTTTGACCGTTCCTTTGGGGATGGGGAAACTTCCTTCAGGCCCCTTAGCCTCCAGGTACCTGTTTGTAGCTTGTTTTGCTCAGTTTGAATCCTTGCCCTCGTGCGTTCtgtttccagtgtggtttttggCTTGAAGTAATTCTTCCTTGGCCCCTTCCTCTAGTCCTGCTCTGGTGCCTCAGCAGCAGCGCTGTCCCTGAGCGCTGTGCGTCTGTGTTACAGGTGCAGTcactgcaggaggaggctggcctggcagctcgggaggagcagctgctgcgggATCTGGAGGAGTCCCAAGCAGGCGAACGGTGCTCGAGGAACTCTCTGCGCGTGCTGGAGGCTGAGGTTCTGAACTGCATTTGaggctctgcagcacagagagcagagcacaggcttTGGCCACGGAGTGTCAGCAGCCAACAGTGCCCACCGCAAAGCCCGATCCCAGCTGGACAAACTGCACTTGGTTCTCCAGCGCACGGTCTGTGACAGCAGAGACTTAGTCCCTTGGAGTTCAGGCAAGTGTGGGGCTGGGTTCACAGGTCTGTAGGTGGGTATAGGGGAGCAGGTGCGGGGGGGTGGTTCTTTGTAATCCTGATGTGACAGACCTGTCCTTTCAGTTTAGGCTGATTCAAGCCTTGGGAAGTCTTGAAAGCCTGACATCCCTGCAGAGACAAGTCCGTGTTTGTATGTGGAGAAATGACCAGCATCAGAATGAAATAGGGCCCAAGTCACAGGGCACGTGCGTCCTTCCTTGAGGCAGTGCTGACATTAGTGGTCATCAAAATAATGTTAGCCCGGGACACACGTCTTGCTGTAACACGAGCTCTAGGACGACGTCAAAggcactgccacctcctcctgtgcATAAAGAGGCCTTGTTTGTTGGAGACCCTTTCGGTTAAAGCTTGCAACAGAATGGCTTCTCTCTCCAGAACAGGGTCATGCCTGGGGCCCAGCTGCTTCCCAGGCCAGGGACCTCCCTGCAGAGCTCACAGTGGACAGAGTGGCCGCAGCCCTACAAGAGCTGCGTCAGCACCTGGAGCAGACTCAGTGAGATCTGGTAACTTGTGTCTAGTGCACCCAGAAATCCCgtcctgctgctgcactgaactgACAAGCAGAGTGCCAAAGCCAGAATGGATGTAAATTCTTGTGGGCCAGGTTGGCTTGCTGCCACGGGGGAAAGGAGAATCCCCATCCCATGTACCATTactgcccagctgccccctcccaccttggctgtttctgcctgtgtgtttgtaCCTCTTTGTCTCCCGCCAGCAGTGGCTCTGTGAGGTGATGCTTCTCTTCTTACCTCTTCCAGGAGGATGCAAGGAAGAAGATACAGGACTCggagctggagctgagcaagAGGCAAGCTGAGAAGGAGTATTTCAGTGCCTGCAAtcaagagctgcagaaacagttGGCTCAAAGCCAGGAAGGTACAACTTCCCTTTTCCAACCCACTGACCCCATCTTGTCTCACCAGTGGGGGTCTCTGATACCACGCAGAGGGAAAATGCAGTGCtcagagatgggaagaggagaaaaacaacaagccTGAGACTTATCGATAGAACTACCAGGGAAAGACTTTTGTAGAGGAAGATCCAGTGTCTGGCAGTGCATCTGGCTGTGTGACTGGTGATAATGTGCAGAGGTGGTGCCTTTCAGGTCCCATGTCACTGCTAAGTAGGTGTAGCGTGATGCCTCACAGTGTCCTTCTCTGTGTGGTCTTTGAAAGCACCAACCTCAAAAAGCCTTGTCTTTATcgacttccttttcctcttacatGGCAGATTCACAGAGCATGAGTTCAGTGTTAAGTTCCTGTGGTATTgcatccttccttctgctgcttttcctcattttctggtACCTAGTGCTTCTGCATCCTTCTTACCTGTTTTCTTGCCGATATGATTTAGTATCTGAGCTCACAGCcatagaaaacacaattttttacttCCGTAGCCTTTGGTAACATGTTCATGTTGTGTTTATAAACTGGTTTTCACATGTAGCTAGTTGCCTTTTCCTCTCATCTCCAGGCCATCCCAGAGCCTCCAGGGCTATTGGCCTCTCTCTATTATAGCTGGACAgacattccttctcctttctctgtcattGCTTTCCCACTCCCCACATCAGAATTGGGTTTTTATCTCATTGTCATGTTTTCCTTGTCCCAGACTACAGGAACAGGGAGGTGTGGGCATTGCTCGTTGCCTCCCCCACAGGCTGTCGCCTGCTCATGTAGAGCCTTTACCTGTTCAATGTTTCTTCATGTTCCCTCTCTGAGATGGAACTGCTGATCATTTTTCAGAGAGTTTTCCAGGCCTTAGATCATCGCTTTTTTCTGGAACATTCATAGTTTTTACTACATATGTTACATATGATAAAGCTTATATAATTGAAATTCTGCCAGTGGGTGGATCCTGCTTGTCCCACTAGTCAGTTCTTTCCATCCTTAGTTCCTGTCTATTAGTTTAGTGTATTAGTTTAGTTTTAGTCCTGTCTATCTGTAGTCATCCTTGCTTCAGGTCTCAGTACTGGTGTGATGCTCAGTGGTTTTTTCCTTGCCGTTGTGCTAGTACCactgaatatttcctttcttctttttttctgccagtgcACAACATATTCCCCTAGCTTCATTCTTTTGAACAAATACCAAAGTGCATCTTCAAGCACAACGTTGacagatctgtttttttctgtaaagtctctTAAGTCTTCCTGGTCAATGAACTGTGTCACAGTCAGTCTtcacttttgctgcttcttccttttcctttaggacACTGGATCTGACTCTCACCTCCTGTCTCTGCCCGtgtttcactgatgtcagtgctACCTGCTTCTCACACTGTGGGTGATGTGCTGCCATGCCCTTAGCCCTGCCCTTTCAACtcacagaagagcaagcacaTTTTCATATTCTCCTGAACCTTGCCActctcattcttcttttattctctgcctggaagtttcctttatttatgtGTGCTTTGAAAGTCCTTGTGGGCTTAGGGCCTGGAAAACACAGACAGGCAGGTAAGAAAACGATGTTTTCTCTGTAGGAtgcaaatcagtttggttttgctttgcttgtcatcttctccttcgcctttcctgctgcagagacacagatggCAGAACGCAAGAAGAACTCTCTACACAGTGccttgcaggaggaggctgctgctctaaaGAAGGAGACTGTGACTCTACATCAAGAGGTGGCATCTTTAGAAAGGAAACTGGAGACcactgagaagcacagaaaggatGTCCTGGTGAGGCTGGCAGATGCCATGAAGAGCCATTTCTTACGTATTTTTTGGCCTTCTGTTAATCATTTTAAGGAGCAACTTTTTCCAGTGGAGATCTGATTTTAGGTGGTCTTGTACAAGTGCAGTCCAGATCTGAGAAGGCAGAGAATATGCAAATGCTCACCAAGCTtccctcattttccccttccattcATCATTCCTGTTTCCCAGACTTGCTCTCCTGCCGGGCCAGGTAAACTGAATTAGCAGGGTCATCACCTTGGGTAAGAGAAGGCAGTCCAGGAAGGAGAGATCATTGAAATGACCAATATCACAGACTTTGTGGAGAGACCACAGACCACCATAAGAGCAGAAGAATATTGTTTAAATCAGTGgctgttttttagtttaactaTTCCAGTTACGTCCCTCTGAATAAGTAGGAAAAGATGCTGTAGTCATATAAAATTCAGTTAAGATTCagggtgtttattttcctctattttgacGATTTCTCCCCTTGAAGCTCaagtcaaagtaattttcaaacttGTCTCTATTTACATTGCATGGTTTGGGCTATTATTTGTGTCCAAATCCGTATTTAGATTTCTGAATATCTGGATCAGAAAAAAGGGGTGAGAATACAAAAGTTTGCTGAAAATAGAAAGCTGTTCAACATTACCACTGAGAgcagacagtgggaaaaaaatagagacatttgagaaacaaaagcGCTGAGCCAGATAAATATGTCTGCCTGCAAGGGGACAGCCAGTCCTGATCTGAAACACAGAATGACAGTCTGTGATCTGACCATCACTCCTTCGAGAGGGCACAGTGCGGTTCTGGAGGATGGTACCATGAAAACACTACACAGTAGaggtccaaaaaaacccccaaccccaaaatgggaaatcaaatgtcagggttgttctctcttcccttcctccctaaTAGAGAGAACATCATCGTGCCACTGCCTAGATCATGCTTAGTCTGGACTTTAAATCCTGGCTGCAGTTCTGCTGGCTCCTCCCCAGAAGAACATCCCagaagttcagagaagggcaaaaaggCAGATAGGCCagtgggactctgagggaagaaacagCCATCCTGCAGAGAATGGTTTCAGAGAGGGACACGGGCCGGTTTCATCATCTATGAAGGATTCTAAAGGTGTTTCCCATAAAGATATGGGAATATATGTTCCTACAAATACATGACCTGCTTGGCCAGAGAAGCCATGCTTGCAGCCAGCAGGTTTGCCTGTCTGTATAGCTCCGGCCGGAGACCATTCACCTGCTGGAATGTTTTCTGTCAAGCCCAGAGCTACTGAAGGAACTACGGAGCTTGCTGTTAAAATTACCTCAGGTGCAAAAGCTGGGGATGGGTAATTGGTTCTCTCTTACCTGGGCAAGCCTAGCCAACATGTTGTGGTTAGGATTTGGCATGGAAAGGAAAGGGCACAACTGACCAGAGTAATGTACTAAACTTAGTAGAATTGTATCACGATGGCTGAACAGCAGCTGCACTGATGGTGCTTAGAGGATGCTCTCGGAGATTTAGACTTCTGAGGTACAGCTTTTCCAGGGTATTGAAAGGAATTGAATTGGTCCCATTGCCTGATCTGGTTAACGGCTTCCTTGTGCATTCAGGATGTCCTTATGCTGTGGTTCAAAAAGCACGAAGGCAAATTTGTGTGGGTTTCTCCAAGGTGACCTGGAGGAGGGCCCCTAGGAAGAGAGTGTGTTGTCTTGGCCTGtggacaggaggagaagggacttAGCACTGTCCATGCCTCGGGCCGGTCACTCTCTCCAACTTGTTGATTCTGGCCCTTCCAACCCTGATGTGGCAGCAGCTCACGTAATCCCCTCTCTGTacccagcaggct
It includes:
- the LOC141948029 gene encoding uncharacterized protein LOC141948029, whose protein sequence is MPLALPFQLTEEQAHFHILLNLATLILLLFSAWKFPLFMCALKVLVGLGPGKHRQAETQMAERKKNSLHSALQEEAAALKKETVTLHQEVASLERKLETTEKHRKDVLQAAAEGEQLSWLSEKRLLSQQLERLQQAVARLELEKTELEQLIAEVRRALEQVERERRRLKRCCHSLPDARGFSLSDQHKIPASREEESQARRSH